GGTCCTCAATGATAACCCACATCAGAGGTGTTTGTTCAAACCCTGATAGAGCTCTGTGCACCCTGATACACAAAAGAGCAGAGcctttaaacagctttaatgaCACAGGTGTGTTTAGGTGAAAGCCCTTAACGTTTTCATTTTCCCCTAACTTCTTAAACCTAAAAAGCCTGAGTCACAATTTATCCAAATGCATGTTGATTATTTACAGGTAAAGTTGATGTCATGTACAAATAGATTATTTTGGGTGCCTCACACTTTGTatggatttatttatctttatctttaactaGGAAAGATTTCTAAACACCACAACTATCTATGACTTCTGGGTTAACATTAAAAACTATGAACACCTCTGAATGAAAATGGCTCCGTGCAGACTGGGAGTGTCTGCATGTTCTGTGTGAAGACACATGGACACAACAGATAGCTTTCACTACTGGTGATAACAGGCTTGTGCTACTGTGTCACTATAGCTGGGGCCCACTGTCTCTTACTGTGAGTAGGaaagtatttatatatttccaCTGAGGGCCGAGTGGGGACCATGAGCTTGTTTTTTATCAATCAATGTATCAACATTTCAAATTTTCAGTATGGAAACACATGTGCCCCCAACCACTGAAATGATTCATGATCAGATTTCCACACAGTGATTATATCCCCACATCATGTTGCCCCAAATGACGgtcttttgacattttaaatatagacTATATCATGCTCTTTCGtcatattatttataaagatCAACTTAATTTAACCAATGAGCATGCACTTGGAAACAATGGCAGGAAACACTTtctttaacaggcagaaacttCAAGCAGAAGCGCACTCATTGGTAGTGTCACAATTGGACGGGCTGAAAAAGTGGAATagaaggagaggcagagagatgcTTTGTCATCATAGagttccttaaaaaaaatgtaaccagGATGACACAGATGATGGGATGGGGAGGTCTGCTTTCGCTGAGTTGGTAGAGCAGGCACGTCATATACAGAGGCTGCAGTATAGTCGTACTGGTCACTGGTTCATGATCCAACCCTGATGCTATTTGGTGCATGTAATCCCCTTTCCCCTACATCTCCTGTCTAATGAAGGCAAACAACAAGAAATGatctataaaaaaacaagatgtttgaTAAGATAATATCATCCTTTATTAATcaccagaggggaaattcaggcgttacaacaacataaagacaaAGTAGCAATTAGGTAAGAAtcaataagataaataaaaacggATAAATAGAGAGATACATACATATGGAATATATATCTATAAATGACAATTAAGACATTCTGTGCAGTAAATTACACtttaaagtgacaagtgatgatatAAAGTGACATAGTATGATTTATAACTGATATGAGGTCACatatatctatttttattttattttatttatcctttattttagcaggGAGGACCCACTGAGACCGAGGTCTCTTTTCCAGGGGTGCCCTGCAgcaatacaaaaatagaaacagcacaaatataaacatattaacAGTAAACAATAATAGCATctagacactgaaacacatattcacacatcaTGTAAACCATGtccatttaaaatgaattcacattgtgaaaCAATTTCCTTCCTGAGATAGTTTGGACACGAggtctttaaaaacactgtatgAAACAAGAGAGGGCAACTTAGCTATCCTCTATTAATGGGTTCAACATTCTGTTTTGAGAAGAtcatatatttagttttttggggGCTCAGTTTCAATTTAAGATGAACAAAAGTTTGCTGGAAATTGTTAAAATCGGTCTGTAGCAATGAAAGGGCTTGAGTATTGGAGGGCACAATGGCATATAATATTGCATCGTCAGCATACAGGTGAATTTTacagttttcaacattttctgcaATACTATTTATATACATTGTAATTAGAATTGGTCCAAGGATAGATCCCTGAGGTACTCCTGCCTTCATATATAGCCTTACAGAGCTTCTAACTTGTTTGCTCTTGTTTGGTTCTTTGACCCACACCAGAGTTCATTTGAGCATTCAAACCACTCCAAACCAAAAGGACAATCTGACAAAGTGCACCAGAATTCACTTAAAGCGGGCCAAACGACTTAGGAATGAActtaaatcttttctttttttaagaaatattttgGGTAGTCCTCGGTACCATTCTTTGTTATTACCCAGACTGAGGGTCATAGAAGCTGAGTGTATAGCAAGTGGAAACCGCTGTGTTGAAGCCAAtggggaagtgcaaaatcctgcagtttgtcgagtgtctgcttgaggctggctaaAGAAGCACCGGAAGACACTTACACActcccattcaaaaaagccagtttttaatATAACTTGTCCATTTTGATTCTATGAAGGATTAGCATTTTTCACAATAAGGCACACAGCTGACCTGACTGATAGCCGGGCGCattgtaatggtttgtcaagacTCTTAAAACTCAACTCAACACCTCTTAgattgttaggttgactgaaagtaaggttgagacagcatttttaGCATGGCAACCTCCATTGATGGTATTCCAAAGTCCACCTGCAGTAACAGCTGGGTGACATCCCTCAGGCTTCTTCCATTGATATTTACTGTCTCTGGTTGATAGTCGATTGTCAAGGTGACAGTTAATTCACTACAAAGCACTCATTTGTCAAAAAATAGGCCTATTGTCAGTTGTGGTCTGGATGTGTTTATAACCaagaacaacaataaaagtTGCTTTTTATGCATGTGGTATATACAGTACACTACCGAGTGTCTAGGTAGATTCTAACAATGTGTCAAGTGGTAATTGTACACAGATTGTTCCAGCAGAGAGACAGCCTGACAGTTCAATAAATTACTTTCACATTCTGACAGCTCCTATGCAGATACTGTCATCATGTGgttaggttgtttttattttatcaaaatacatgtcaatttctgatgtttttctgttcaaCAAAGTGCTGCTTCCTGGGTCAGTGTCTTTTATCAGATGGGGTTGGACCACCAGCCTGGACCTCCAGTAAATGGTAGAAGATGGCTGACCCTGTTGCCAAAATGTCACATACTGTATGCTAAGGGAGCTTTAGGGCTAAAATGAACCAAGATGTTTTAACTTGTGTTCTGTGTATCTTTCTTCAAAATAATCATGTGCAGAGGAACATCCCCGCTCATCAGAGGGGAATCCCAAACACGTAAACAAGATGACGTACTAAGATGCTCTCCCTTTGCTTATTTAAGTTGCCCCCTTCCATACCCTCTTTACCCCCTGCGTGCCCCTCAGTTAGGATGGAATCAGGCCTGCAGGCCCTTTTTACTGCCCTGGTCCTGGCTCGGAcctggtgcatgctgggagggAGGGCGAGGTTGGGATACCCCCGCCTCAAGGTGTCCCTGTCGGATAGGGCTGCTTGTCTCTCACAGAGGCCTTATCTCCTTCACCCTCGAGCTTGGTTGCTTAGCAGCCAGAAGGGGTTGTGGGGTACAGGGCTTCTTAGGGTTGACGTAGTTTTATATGGGTGTTCCCACACTTCTTGTGCTCTCTCTGTAATCGTCTTTTTGGTTTGTCCTGGCTCACTTTATCACCGGGCTCGTCTAGGCTGACAGAGCAGAGAGCGTCCTGTTTCCACTGCTGGAGACCAGGTGGGAGTACCTGCATGCAGGTAAGGGTGTGGCCTCCTCTGGACAGGGGTCAGACACTACTTTGTGGCACTGCTTTGAGTAAAAAGATAGAAAACAAACCGAATAGATATCTGAAAATATCCTTAAGGTGACTATTTTCTCTCTGTGGTGTATGTCAGATAAGGGCGGGAGTTttctccaatttttttttttttttgttatgataaaaggtttttattcttttactaAGAATAATTATTTTGAAGGAATATCCACCTGAACATACAAAGGTGattgctttgctttttttaaagctggttTTAGGTCTTGTGCAATTATCATTCTGTATTAGTAAGAGCTGTTAATGATCATTTGTAACACTTTATAAATTATCTAAGCTGTCTATTTTGAATTAAAGCTAAATTATCAGAGTTCTTCACTATTAGGAATAGTGTCTCAATTGACTGCCCATATATGTATTTTTATGAGTTTCTAAGAATAATTCCTTATCAAGATTTTGCAACAAGTCTATCTTTCCCAACTGAAACTTCAACTCAGTTAATGTAAGCGACTAAGAGatattttgagtattttgagaatttaacaaaaaatttgagaatttaacaaaaaaaaggtggcCCGAGttgttgagcttttttttttccctaaatTGAAATGTATTACACAAATTTGAATAATAAGTATAAAAACTTTGTGAATTTTAAAATTCCTGTTTAAATGTTCCGGTTTTGTATTGCTATATGTGAAGTTAgctttatttaaagtgttttgcacTGCTACTGAAGAGAAGGGTGTAACCACAAGATAAGGCTCTTCATGTATGGGCATCTTTTTCAAATATAACTTAGCTCAAAGTCTCAACGGCTAATGACTATCTATCTGGAGCTGTGGCTCTGCAGATGGCGGTATCTTCATCCATGCCGCCTCAAAAACACCTCCAAACAGGCCTTGTAAATTTCTGTAgtggctcaaaaaaaaaacgaagagAGAAAATGTAGTTAACTGTGGAGTAAAAGCATCTTTGTTAAGTTCCTAAGTAATATGTAGTGTATTTGTAGGATTCgatttttgtgttttggatgCTGTAGTTGTACCGGCAGACAATAAAACTATGTCAGGATGTaatcttttattgttttttttagtctcaggattttaaaaattcttgttttgatcttgtagtttttaaTTCGTTCAATCTTTGTCTGGCTTAGGGAATGCATAAAAGTAGCTGAAAGTTCAAGAACAGATATCTACAGCAATGGAAAACAATTTCAGCTTTGATGAGGTGGGTCTTCTTTGCATTTCaagttttatcatttattttttatcaacattttcaacatgaagTTTACATATACCATTACAAAGATCCTATCATATATTGTTATATTGAAGGAAATTGCAATTTGAAAAAGTAATGCGTTTCTTATAAATAGCTTCTGCAGTTTAGATGTAAAAGGGGATCTACAATAAAGTATAATTGGTCTTGGTGATTAAGACTGCAGAGTTTGATTATGTTTcagcacaacattttttttcactttgtagtgacaatttcattacattttctgctcttgtttctttttaacttcCTCATGTTTAGGGCAGTGAAATGTCCTATGAAGAAAATGACTCAGTCTTCCCTTCTCCAGTGAGACTGTGAGTCCTCCCCTCTTCTTTAGGCTGATTCTTTCGACTGATATAATACTCAAGATTTAGCCTGAAACGAGccactgaaaaacaacacaaactataaTGTCttcactggagctttaaagtCAGACACCAGTTGGATGGTACTACACAAGCATGGCCAATAACAACTTATTAGGTTAAAAGTCAAGGGTACACTGAAACCACTGCTTTTCATATTATCCAAGTCTAAATGTAGGGCACATATGCGTTCAATGTTAATAATACAAAAGTAGGTTGACATTGAACAATGTCGCCCTCTTGTGGCCAAGAAAAGAACAGCACTAATACAAGTCTGATATCTGGATAACTTGATCATCCTAGATTGAGGCAAATTGCTCTGTACAATTACTAGATTTGTCATTTATTGAGTAAATATAATACAATTCCACTACAAATCATAGTTCAgccatagttttttttttttatccacaaaATAGGTTGCCACCAGGCCAGAGTGACATTTTTGTTCTTGAGAGcagggaggatgaggaggagaatgagCCACCAATGGAGGCCATCGTCATCCCCAGCAATTCAGAGGGtgggtttttttccccaaaggCTACGCAGCTGTTGTTAAATTGACCTTTGTATCTGTGCAAAAATAAGGATGTTGTCTCTTTATTTCAGCTTATTTGAACCTGAACACAAATGCCACAACAAGAGGGGATGCCCAAGTAAGTGGAAACTCTAAAAACGTATGAACAACCAACCAATCATTATCATTCTATGTTAAATAACTGATATCATTGCTCACTACCAAAGGCCTATGTGGAGCTGAATGAGCTTCAGGGCAGCACCTGGCAGGAGACCAGTCGATGGGTGGGCTATGAGGAGAATTTAAACCCTGACACAGGAACATGGGGTCCTTCTCATGTCTCCTATCTCACCTTTAAGAGTTTGATCCAGCTACGCAAAGCCATGAGCTCAGGTGACCATAAAATAAACCCAAAATTAGTTTTCAACTCCCAATAAAATACTTACACTTCGATGACCAGTTCAAAGCAAACTTAAATGTTCTCAGGTGCTGTCATCTTTGACGTAAATGCCAGCAGCCTGTCTGCTGTGGCTGAGAAGGTGGCCGATGAGCTTCTGAACAAGGGTGAGATCCGCTCAAGTGATCGGGACGGGCTGCTGAGAGCTCTCCTCATGAGACGCAGGTATTGCAACCACTACCCACaatatctctgttttttcaGTCAGTCAGGTATTAAAACGCTCACAGCATGCACCTTATTAACATGTAATCTGTCCTTCCAGTCAGTCTGGGGGGCCTGTTGTTACCGCCTCTGGAGACATTGAAATGCAGACCTTTTCTGTAACCAATAAGGTATAGTTTCATTCATTGTTTCATTcacttttatcatttcatgCCCTTTGCATTAACTGTACTGTTGCACCTGTGATTTTGTTTGCAGAGAGACAGCTCTGACAACATGGAGGCCTCAATTGTCCTCTCAGGTatgttcacttcatttatcTTCATTTATCTGGTTCAATGTTTTGATGGGGCCAGTTTGTTCAAGGGTTCTTATTCGATGCAGATAAtcgagtgtgtgttttcaataGGTATCCTGGACATCCTGCAGAAACCAGTGGTGGCCTTTGTGAGACTCAGAGACTCTGTGGTGATGGACTCATCCCTGGAGTCGCCGGTCCCTGTTcgctttgtctttgtgttggtgGGTCCAAGCCAGAGCAACATAGACTACAGTGAAAGTGGCCGCGCTATGGGTGCTCTGATGGCCGACTGGgtaagagagaagagaaattCAGCTTTAGCAATGAGCCCACAAGATTCACATAGTGGCCATTTTGAAGGATGTTAAAGTCAATTGAAAAAATGTTGCTGATTTGAAAGATTAAAATTTCACCCCAATCCAGCAACTAAAAATCTATTGTTATCAAAAACCACATATTTCATGGCTCAACAGCAAAGTCACAACAGCTAATATTAGCATATAACCGACATCTAATGAACATTATTGTCAGTTAGCAAGCATTAACATAATAGAAAATGGCCTTTCCTATTGTATGGtgtaacacaaaaacaaagttataTCAGTTAGGGAGTGgagtgctaatgttagcctttGTCCATGGTGGCATTCAACTGATTCCTAGCTGTCTGTACTTTGAATACTGTTAAAGGACACATTTTCCATTTACCAtcaaagtaaaaagctaacattACCATCTAGGCTAGGAATGTAATATTTTTCAACTTAGCAAACAGAACTTTTAGCAAAGAATTGTTTAAATGCTAACATCACCTGTTTTCTAATGGTAGGCTACTCATTTGGTTAACGCGTGGCAGATTACTATaacttgtctgtttttcttcatctaCAGGTGTTCTGTCTGGAGGCCTTCTTGGCACAGACTGACAAAGATCTAACCAATGCAATTGCTGACTTCATGGACTGCAGCATTGTGATCCCCCCCACTGAGATCCAGGATAAGGGAATGCTTGAACCGATCATCGATTTCCAGCAAAAGATGTTGCGTGACCGACTCCGTCCCTCAGACACTCGTCTTGCCTTCGGCGACAGAATCAAAGGTCAGCACACTGTACACAAGTATTCCATTGAATTTGAAGCTAAAGCCAATAGCTGGTTAGCTTAGTATAACACACAGGGTTGTAAGTcatatgttgtttgtttaatatGTAGGGCTACAGAAAATGAAGTCTTGAAGTAAacgtgttttcttttcaaacgCAGCCATAATGCAACATGTACTGTCATCAATATTAATGTCaatattatgtttaatttatGTGAATGTCCAGCTGAGAAGGCTCCAGAGGAGCCGCGTGAGGACCCTCTGGCCCGTACAGGCTATCCTTTTGGTGGGATGATAAAGGATATAAAGCGCCGTTACCGCCACTACATCAGCGACTACACAGATGCTCTGAACCCACAGGTCCTCGCTGCAGTCATCTTCATCTACTTTGCAGCCCTTTCCCCTGCTATCACTTTCGGAGGGCTTCTgggtaaaaaggaaaaaagtttcAGATAGACAAAAGTACATGAATTTAATTGCAGGACTTTATTGATTAGATTAAtcattctcttctcttttctgtccCTAGCTGACAAGACTGAAAAAATGATGGGCGTGTCAGAGCTAATGATCTCTACCAGCATCCAGGGTGTTATCTTCTGTCTAATCGCCGCCCAGCCAGTCCTCGTCATTGGCTTCTCTGGACCGCTGCTGGTGTTTGAGGAAGCATTTTTCGCTGTACGTTGAGTTGTCAGATGTTAAGACTCCTCTTTAGAAAGcaatattttttctttactaACTTTTCTTCATTCATATCATACTGTAGTTCTGCAAGGCCAATGACTTCGAGTACATTGTGGGTCGTATCTGGGTGGGGGTGTGGCTGATAGTGATTGTGTTCATCATCGTTGCTGTGGAGGGCAGCTTCCTGGTCAGATTCATCTCTCGCTTCACTCAAGAAATCTTCTCCATCCTCATTTCGCTCATCTTCATCTATGAGACCTTCAATAAGCTCATCAAGGTTTCCTCACCTAATCTCATCATTCATTTAACCAAAAGACACAATTTCTCTAATGCCCCATACTGTTCATATATATTTGTTATCTCTTAAAGTtgccttctcttctcttcttgcTCAGATCTTCAAAACCCACCCTCTGGTCCTGAACTACGACCATCTAAACGACACAATGGACAACCCCTTTCACCCCGTCATCAAGCAGCACACTGAGTATCATCCAGATGGCAACGTAACCATTAAA
This Labrus bergylta chromosome 16, fLabBer1.1, whole genome shotgun sequence DNA region includes the following protein-coding sequences:
- the slc4a1a gene encoding solute carrier family 4 member 1a (Diego blood group) is translated as MENNFSFDEGSEMSYEENDSVFPSPVRLLPPGQSDIFVLESREDEEENEPPMEAIVIPSNSEAYLNLNTNATTRGDAQAYVELNELQGSTWQETSRWVGYEENLNPDTGTWGPSHVSYLTFKSLIQLRKAMSSGAVIFDVNASSLSAVAEKVADELLNKGEIRSSDRDGLLRALLMRRSQSGGPVVTASGDIEMQTFSVTNKRDSSDNMEASIVLSGILDILQKPVVAFVRLRDSVVMDSSLESPVPVRFVFVLVGPSQSNIDYSESGRAMGALMADWVFCLEAFLAQTDKDLTNAIADFMDCSIVIPPTEIQDKGMLEPIIDFQQKMLRDRLRPSDTRLAFGDRIKAEKAPEEPREDPLARTGYPFGGMIKDIKRRYRHYISDYTDALNPQVLAAVIFIYFAALSPAITFGGLLADKTEKMMGVSELMISTSIQGVIFCLIAAQPVLVIGFSGPLLVFEEAFFAFCKANDFEYIVGRIWVGVWLIVIVFIIVAVEGSFLVRFISRFTQEIFSILISLIFIYETFNKLIKIFKTHPLVLNYDHLNDTMDNPFHPVIKQHTEYHPDGNVTIKELEIERAYPNTALLSMCLMFGCFSIAFFLRTFKTGHYFPGPLRRLIGDFGVPIAIFFMIAVDICIEDAYTQKLVVPKGVEVTNPKARGWLINPLGEKKVFPYWMMGACCVPALLVFILIFLESQITTLIVSKPERKMVKGSGFHFDLLLLVTMGGISSIFGVPWLSAATVRSVTHANALTVMSKGPKPEIEKVLEQRISGILVAIMVGVSIFMEPILKMIPMTALFGIFLYMGITSLSGIQMWDRILLLITPKKYHPADAYATRVGTMRMHLFTFIQLVCLGLLWMVKMSSFSLALPFVLILTIPLRIVMTGTLFSKLEMKCLDADDAKVVFEEETEEDV